The Perca fluviatilis chromosome 18, GENO_Pfluv_1.0, whole genome shotgun sequence genomic interval AGCCCCATAAACCCTGAGCTACTTGGTCAATATTTTCCTAAAATAATCATTACTGAGAATTTGGAACGGAAGAACGGAAGACTAATCAGTCATAGTAGGCTGGTAAAGACATCAAACTAATATAGAAGAGAAAAACTGATATGTGCTTTTCCTGTGTAAATGTAACTTTAAAAAGCGTACATCAACACTGTTATAATGACATTTgtacaaaaaacataaaaaaagtgtCTTGTGGCAAAGCTTGATGGTAAAACATGAAAAGCAATCTGATGCTATTATTAGTTATCATATTAATTCTGCTAGAGAGAATACGATGTCATTaacatttaaaagtaaaaataaaaaaacacctttttcttaaaaaaaaaaaaaatatatatatatatatatatataaagtaaaaaatactaCTACATTTCCATTTTGTATAGTGTTCTTTACAATTATTAGCtcacaaaatatgtattttgtgtTAAATGATTAGTTAACTGTAGCAGAGAACAATAATCGTTGCATCTTACCTGCTGACCTGGGCAGAAAGGACTGCCTGTGGCGGGGACCGTTCACTCGCTCGCTCTGAAGTTGGACCTTGGAGTTTTGTGCTGGGGAAGCATCTGGGCACATTGCACAACACACATCTGGCTTTAACTGTCACGTTGTACCCGTCAGCAAACGAGAACGGAAAAAGTTGATGAAAGACAAGACAAGTGTAATAATTGACAGCTTAGTTAAATGGCCTTGGAtgtttgaaaataaacaaaagccGAACAAAAAGAGTGTAATAACAACTAAAACAAGGGTAAATAAAACTGCTGCACATATTTAAATATTCTGCATGTATTTGACTTAACTGGGGTTTTGAATGATAACTGCATAGTTGTAAATAGTTAAGGTATATCTTCTGGAGCCAATTAATATAGTCACACTGAAGGACTTCATTGACTTTGTCATAAATAAATAGTTGGTAAAAACAGAATGTACCTTCACCCTCTACCTACTTCATTTTGAACCAAGGTCAACAAAATGTGAGCGTTGGATCCAAAAATCCCAAATTACCCATTTTGACAgtctgtgaaaaataaaaaactcaaaataaaggaccagttttattttaaatgccaTATGTCATTGTTCTGACTAAAAGTAGGAGTAATACCTATAAAATGcataaaggaatagttcaacatatAGTGAAATACtccacttcttttttttgctgataGATGTTAAGTTAGATACCACTCCCATGTCTACACAGTACGTTAAATATGATCATCAGAAAGATCCATCTAACACAGACTGTAGGAAGCCACATCTGGCCGAGAAATAGTGCaggacacacatacagtacgcCACACTAAAAGCACATCTGGACTATggaacacttttgtttttgtactgCGGTTAACCAACTGAAATATAACCAGTAACTTATTGAGCTTTAGATGTGCTGGTTGGCtaattttgttacctttggacagagccatgcttagagctgtaacaattccttATTTTGTTTCCGAAATAATTGCGataaacaatataattgtctctttcagtcaaattcaaaaataaatatgtatttattacttttttaaacaaattaaagttgtGAATGAATCCTAGggtacatcttttggttatatatccctgttatgtgacccagataatgtaataacacaaatactgtacacagcctatgaagtaaacaacggctctttattatcataaaatattttttctaacTGTTCCCCCGGCCATTTTTTTTGCTATGAACGTGtatagggtcaagtgccaacaactaacaatttaaataataataaaaatatatagtccgaccaataatcacttaatgtaataattaaaatttggcatatctaaacaaaatcaacaattaccagtcaTAGGCCTTAAGACACACGTGTCAATATAtacatttaggttcacaatacattttggccacactttttacgttttttttgacatttttgacgctttttccaAACGTTTTTGGCATCTTCTTCATCATTTTTGTCGACCAAACTGCGagaagtgagaagactatatgaaacatgcaataatacagtcaaagatatttgacttttcccatgacataaaagcaataaactatatggcccttgatgtgattctcattttccagtgtggcccttagggaagttgagtttgacacccctgccttaagaccttagcaaatgttagcaattaaatgtggtttaacaaagaaactgtgattatgtaaaataattgacaattagacaattatgtaataaacaGTCCAAGCTAAGTGGATTTCCCAAAATGGCTTAGTTTAAAACTATTTCTTTGAAAACACTCTGAATAATAGCAATACCAGACATCTATTTGCTTTACTTGTTACCTTTTTGATGAAAAAATGCTTTGTGGATTACATTTTTGGTTAAAAGgaacaaaatatttaattgaATACGTTCTGCTGTTTCACATATTCTCAGTGGCCTGACAATGATTACATAGAGCAAAACTGCATTAAAAGATCATTCTTTCAGCACACAATTAACTAAATGCTATGTATGGATTTTGGTATTTGTAgctctttatatacagtatgatagattaataaaatgcagaggTTTGGATGGATGAGGCTGTTCTCAATAGAAAAACCCTTCAGACACAGATTAGTATATATATGAGAGGTTTATTGAATCACAATTGTTACGTTGTCTCAAAGAAAGTACCCTTAGCAAAATCGATCAAAAAATTATCTACAATGTGACAAATGACGGCTCTGTCAAATGCAAGAAAATATGGtttgttatttttgtattatgtcACAAAAGTTATTTTAAGCAACATTTCGTATGTGACTGAGTGCTGTTTACAGAAGCTGGCTACTCCCCATCCCTTCATCTTTATTTACTCCACCCACCCTTTCCCTTCTCcccaaaaaaaagcacacaaaccctgAAACTCAGGAGAATTGGACACGTAAAAACCACGTCACTGCCTCCATGCGTCAGATGTGGACCTCCTCCCCCATGTTGTTGCCCTCAGACGATACATTCTTAGCAGCCTCGCTGACCCCGCCTATGGCCCCATTCGCCACTAACTTTCGTCCATGGAGCTCTAGCTCCAGGTTGACACAATTTTGGAtcatctcatcgctgcttttgaaAGCTTTCCTTTCCGAAAGTGGGGGTGTCACAGGGGTCACGGTGTAGTCCTGCCTCCTCGTCATGCACTCCTTCACAGCTTTGACACACAGGTAGAACAGCTCAACCAGGCTGAGGGCGAGGGAGAGAATCGCCGCCACCAGCATGAACCAGATGATGACGGACTTCTCTGTAGGCCTGGACAGGAAGCAGTCCACCTTGTGAGGGCAAGGCAAGCGCTCGCAGACGTAGCTGGTCTGGAGGGTGAAGCCGTAAAGAAAGTACTGACCCACGATGAACAAAACCTCCAGGGCGATCTTGGCCACAAGATGGAGGGCATAACTGCGAAGGAGACGGCCACGGATATGGATCTTGCCAGTGCTCTTGGTGTACTTGGGAACTTTGTAGGCCCTCCTTAGGAAGAGATTGGTCTGGTCACTAAAATCAGCATGCTTCTTTATCCTCTCCTTCATCTTGGATTGGAAGAACAGGGAAACAGGGTTAGAAATGTTAGAGTAATCTCAAAAAGGCATACAGATTTAGAGGCAGTGCAAGTATGTATGGAAAATAATTAGGTGAAGGAAGCAAGATGGAAGTAACCATGTGTTCAGCAGTGTGAAGTTCAGGGATTTATGAGATAGAGATAGACTCACTTAGTTCCAAACAGTTAGGTCAAAATATTCCTAAACACTTAGTGCGTGTCGTGCTATCTTTCTCCTTGAAACTTGGAAGCGCTGGAAGTTGTGTTTTTAGCCAGATTTTGGCAAACATTTGggcataatataaaataaaagcatatgGGGATCAGCAGATAAGTTGATTTATGTTGGAAACGTAGTTTTATGGAAGTTTTTATGGAAGCGGTGATTTATTTCTACCATGAAAACTTCTGATCATTGGGATTGTTTGAAACCAACTGGCGTCGAGCAGCCACATCCACTGTCTGTATGTTTTTTGATAACCAAACTACCTTTAAAGCCCACAAGAAGTAAGTTTTAGGTGCTGAAAAGAAAGATAAGTATTGATTTAAAGCTACATTAATCATTCATTTGCCACGAGGGGGACAAAAAAACTGGAAACTGCTGCctggtgtagacacatatagccgacgggcgaccgttgacagaaaaccccgtcgatatgatcagtcgcgtccccgaggtccaaaaaactgccacagaaacagaccaaaaagacagcaggcggcgctaatctgtattgttgcccaagaaatgaaaaccggcagctgattggacgaacgcgtcacatgggtttgttttctccggaaattcaaagccagactgtcatggcggccgttcagaatacgatctcatattgtactaaaacagttcactgaaacgtgtttctgaaaacattttatgcgagaaataggccgtgcagctgctgaatctgtcttcatttcagctcaacaaaggtcagtttaaaagattttcatcagattttgagagactgtagtcaccgcattccgctcgtcatttccgggtgagtcccgacttccctgccgccgaccgaacatgtcaggtcggccaaaatgaatgccGACAGCCCCCTAGacggacacaccgaacagatttgagtccctgacctcgccagactgtcccacggccgataattggcctgatgtgtcccggctTTAAGGCCGATCAGACAAACAGCGTTTTCTGGAGCGGTGCTTATTTCTGCTTTAGGTGCCTCGCATTAATCGAAGGAGCGGACTGAACGCCTCGAGTTGACAAAACTTCAACTCAGAGCGAATAAGCGCCCAACGTCATTTAACTTCACAGCAAAAAAGTAACGGTTGGCTAAGGACAGGTGATTTGGTGGTTGCCTAGCAAGAATAACAAAAAGGGGCATCTGGCATCGCTCTGTCTGATTGGGGCCCAAGGGCGGGTTGATGAGAAAGGCTCGCTTAGACTCAACCATTCAGTAAAAATGTGAGTTAAAATAAGCTAAATTCGTTCGCAGAGTTTGTGATACTTCTTTGTATGGTTGGCACTACGAGTGACACTACACTTTTACATTACTGGCCCATGCTTCTGCCACTACAGGTGTGGCATACCTGTCAAATCAAGCATTAACCCGAAACACTATCGTACTACACCCACTGCAGCGAACACACCTTCTTCTCAATGTGGATCACGTGAAGGACGTGACCAAGGTATAGCAGCTTCGGAGTCGCCACAGCAATAATCTGAAGGACCCAAAAGCGAATATGAGAGATGGGGAAGGCGAGGTCGTAGCAGACGTTCTCACAGCCGGGCTGCTGAGTGTTGCAGACAAAGTTGGACTGCTCATCGCCCCACACCTAGACAAGATTAGAGGAAAAAGATGATAGAAGAGATGATAACATAATACTACAAAACTTCAGAATGTTTAAAGTGTAGTAGGGACAATGTTTACTGCCCTTTACCtcaaaatattcataaaaatgaagtgcttattggcatttctgtctttttatgCACTTCTTTCTCACCACACAATCAGAGTTTTAAGACATTCCCAATCCCTACATTGTTGGCTATTCCTGGGCTCCCTGTGAAGTGTGTTTTGAAATGGTAAACATATGACCAGACCTTCTCAGCGCCGGCGCGCAGGACCAGGATGCGGAAAACAAAGAGCACTGTGAGCCAGACCTTGCCGATCACCGTGGAGTTGCTCTGCACTTTATGCAGCAGGCGGCCCAGCATATCCCATTCACCCATTGCAGTCGCCAGTTGTCCTGCTTTCTGTGTGTGGAGATGAATGTGAAAATTATCCATTATGATTCACAGACAGATAATCTGTAAAATGAACTTAAatcatgaataaaataaaataaatttgcaGTTATACAAAAGGTGAAACGGAAATCATTGTAGGTGTAAAAGTCAGAACAGGCAGACTCTCTCACAAGGCCGAACTTTATCATTTCTCACAGGCTTGTGAGTTTACTGATAGAAGCCACAGCTGCTGATTCCGAGTCTCCAAAACATACTTATCTGCTAGAAACCAAGACCTTAACCTTGGTTAATACCAACCATCGCAAATCTTATCAACCTGCCTGCATAAGTAAGGCTGCTAGTCTGTAGTCtaatcatacattttttttctatttatagaGTTTCTTTTACCTAGTGAATCATGTATTCTaaatatattgatatttgatGGTTTAAGGCTTTTTCTCCTtaagttgtatttttttttttgttaatgtctGTTGATGTAATCAAAATAATATTTTGAAAAGCATTCTCATAAGAAATTACACGGTTTGAGTGTTTGCTAGCTGTAAAGAGTTTAATTGTATAGACTTCAGATGGTCAcagtcacatttttttttaaattcttttctCAAACGAAAGTTTGAGAATGTAACTTCTTACGGCAGTCATATCCACTACCCAGCTCCACTTTTGGAGCTTCTCGTTATGGTGTGTACGTCTGTCAAATGTACAAATGTCATGcatattcatctttttttcaaattgtacatggtacaaatattacatacagTAGTAACGTAACACCAACATATTCCAAAATAAATCCATAAATCTACATTTTTTTCCAgtccatgtacagtacattatcagttaccctttttgacaaggtaaaatcagagAGAACAGATATATTAGTTAAAAAAATGAACTTACCAGTTGTAAAAACTTAGAGAAAAAAGGTAGATGAAGAGAGCTATGTCTCAGGAGGACGACAAAAAGAGAAAGCGAAGAAGCTGTCCTTTCATTGTTCCTTTTGCGTCTTATCTGGAAGGACACCATCCTaaccacaacaacaaacctCCAGTCCCAACACTGAATCTGAGCGGCTGGTAAAGGCAGAAATTAGGAGGTGACAGGCCACATTTAAAGATTTGCAGTTACATGGACTGCACTCAACTGACTCATGTTTTCACATATTATCTGCAAAAAGTTGACAAATTAAAGGGAAAACCTGTATAAATTAGTGGAGAAAAAAATGCAGCTGCTTCTAGATTCACTAAAAGGATTGATGAGTATGAAAATGATGCGATTCCGATTCCGTTGCCTTTACAATCACCAGATCACaactgtactgtaaatgaacACCTTTGGGATATTTTGGGTTAAAGGCAGTACGCTTCACCACCATAGAACCACCAAATGAGGGAATATTATTTGGAAGAATGGCATCTCATCCCCCCAGTAAAgtactgcagctgctgctgcaaaaaaaaCTCTTCTGAACTAActcaacatttctttttatgTGGCGATCCTGTAGCTTAGGCGTCACCATGCCATCCTGCCCTGCAGCTTTTTGCTACTTTTGATTTTACTGGTGTTATTTTGTACTTTCTTTCCTCGATCCTCCCTATTTTTACAGCACGGCTTTACAATTTGTATGAAAATGATGTATATATAAACGTTTGTTATCAAGTGTGTTACcatattttcttaatttttatATTAACGTGAGTATTTTCTTTGACCTTGTGAATACCTTCACTACTTTACCTATTCCATGTAGACATTTACTAAATGCCTCTGGAAGAAATCAGTCTTGTGAGATTGTGgttttgtgtttaaatgctCCTAAATCAGCCCACCATGTGGATTTAGGGCAGACTGCACccaggggtgtcggactgggggtggaaatgggaccaagtacccagggccctcgtgtgaggagggcccaaaaagatgctagaatgaatagctgtggatgcagggaggggcccataaagaatgcctttctacagggcccagaatttggTGCTACGCCCCTGGCTGCACACCTCATGTGTTTATCAGGTTTACAGTCGGTGACCTGGCTGATCAGAAGGGGGTCACAGGGTAAACTCTGGCAGGCGGCATGGTGTCTGTTCACGTAAATGATTTACACCATCCTGATGTTTTATGAGAAAAGCAGAGCGTTTCTGGCCTTCAGCGAATAGATCAGTCAAGATTTCACATACATGAAACAACTCCCAGT includes:
- the LOC120546226 gene encoding gap junction Cx32.7 protein-like; its protein translation is MVSFQIRRKRNNERTASSLSLFVVLLRHSSLHLPFFSKFLQLKAGQLATAMGEWDMLGRLLHKVQSNSTVIGKVWLTVLFVFRILVLRAGAEKVWGDEQSNFVCNTQQPGCENVCYDLAFPISHIRFWVLQIIAVATPKLLYLGHVLHVIHIEKKMKERIKKHADFSDQTNLFLRRAYKVPKYTKSTGKIHIRGRLLRSYALHLVAKIALEVLFIVGQYFLYGFTLQTSYVCERLPCPHKVDCFLSRPTEKSVIIWFMLVAAILSLALSLVELFYLCVKAVKECMTRRQDYTVTPVTPPLSERKAFKSSDEMIQNCVNLELELHGRKLVANGAIGGVSEAAKNVSSEGNNMGEEVHI